One Epidermidibacterium keratini DNA segment encodes these proteins:
- a CDS encoding VOC family protein, producing the protein MPENKAGSKPATAPKLHHATFTTLRMDEMIEWYEKVCGMQTLFHSDEASWLTNDEANHRLALLSPPGIKHPTDKGHETGLHHTAYEFDTFDQWLNNYIRLRDLGIMPFLMLDHGITMSVYYQDPDGNGVEIQVDGFGDWADSKEWIAFSKDFAENPIGTWFDPEKLVKAREEGLSFKEIHERARAGEYEPAEIPEDFLLPEVW; encoded by the coding sequence GTGCCTGAGAACAAAGCCGGCAGCAAGCCAGCGACCGCGCCGAAGCTCCATCACGCCACGTTCACCACGTTGCGGATGGACGAGATGATCGAGTGGTACGAGAAGGTTTGCGGGATGCAGACGCTCTTCCACTCCGATGAGGCGAGCTGGCTGACGAACGACGAGGCCAACCACCGTCTCGCGCTGCTGTCTCCGCCGGGCATCAAGCACCCGACCGATAAGGGCCACGAGACCGGCCTGCATCACACGGCGTACGAGTTCGACACGTTCGACCAGTGGCTCAACAACTACATCCGCCTGCGCGACCTCGGCATCATGCCCTTCCTGATGCTCGACCACGGGATCACGATGTCGGTGTACTACCAGGATCCGGACGGTAACGGCGTGGAGATCCAGGTAGACGGCTTCGGCGACTGGGCGGACTCGAAGGAGTGGATCGCCTTCTCGAAGGACTTCGCGGAGAACCCGATCGGGACGTGGTTCGATCCCGAGAAGCTGGTCAAGGCGCGCGAAGAAGGCCTGTCCTTTAAGGAGATTCACGAGCGTGCCCGGGCCGGGGAGTACGAGCCGGCTGAGATTCCCGAGGACTTCCTGCTGCCTGAAGTCTGGTAG
- the infB gene encoding translation initiation factor IF-2 has product MAKPRVHELAKELGVTSKEVLAKLGEMGEFVKSASSTVEAPVARKLKEQFPTTAKAAPKKSAKKAAPAAEETPAPAAPAPAAAQAQAPAVSTPANSGPKPGPVRPAAQAQPEAAPAPAPEAPKPAPRPATPKPAETPAPAPAPRPRPGGNNPFGVGQSAPRPAPPRPAARPGPGGGGAPGTPRPGGPRPGPGGPRPGGPRPGPGGPRPGGPRPGGPRPTPNAMPGRPAPGLRPAGQGGGGRPGGGGGGRPGGGGGGFRPGGGGGAGGGFRPGGGGGRPGGGGRGRGGGTAGAFGRPGSRGPVRGRKSKKQRRQEFDQMDAPTIGGVSMPRGDGSTIRLPRGASLTDLAEKINASPASLVTALFHLGEMVTATQSVNDDTLQLLGAELNYKIEVVSPEDEDRELLETFDITFGEDADSGNLATRSPVVTVMGHVDHGKTKLLDALRQTDVAKDEAGGITQHIGAYQVHTTHEGNDRAITMIDTPGHEAFTAMRARGAQTTDIVILVVAADDGVMPQTVEAINHAQAADVPIVVAVNKIDKEGANAEKIRSQLTEYNLVAEEYGGETMFVEISALQRIGLDSLLEAVLLTADASLELTADPDMEAQGVAIEAHLDRGRGAVATVLVQRGTLHVGDSIVAGDAHGRVRAMTDEYGVNVTEAGPSVPVQVIGFTSVPGAGDTFLVVDEDRVARQIAERRQARERNAQLAKSRRRISLEDLNKALEEGKVENLNLILKGDNSGTVEALEDALLKIEVGQEVSLRIIHRGVGAITESDIDLATASDAVVLGFNVRTQGKATERANREGVDVRFYSVIYQAIDDIEAALKGMLKPEFEEIQLGTAEVRAIFRSSKFGNIAGCIVRSGEIRRNSKARLLRDGTVVADNLQIASLRREKDDVTEVREGYECGISLGSYNDIKDADIIETFELREKPRD; this is encoded by the coding sequence CAGTTCCCGACGACGGCTAAGGCCGCGCCGAAGAAGTCGGCCAAGAAGGCCGCTCCGGCAGCCGAGGAAACCCCTGCGCCCGCCGCACCAGCACCCGCAGCGGCGCAGGCGCAGGCACCTGCCGTCTCGACGCCGGCGAACTCTGGCCCGAAGCCCGGTCCAGTGCGCCCGGCCGCCCAGGCCCAGCCTGAGGCCGCTCCGGCCCCAGCCCCCGAGGCACCCAAGCCGGCTCCGCGCCCAGCGACGCCGAAGCCCGCCGAGACCCCGGCTCCGGCGCCGGCCCCCCGCCCGCGTCCGGGTGGAAACAACCCGTTTGGCGTGGGTCAGAGCGCTCCGCGCCCGGCACCGCCGCGTCCGGCCGCACGTCCGGGCCCCGGTGGGGGCGGCGCACCTGGGACCCCGCGTCCCGGTGGCCCGCGCCCGGGTCCCGGCGGCCCTCGTCCCGGTGGTCCGCGACCCGGTCCCGGCGGTCCTCGCCCGGGCGGTCCGCGTCCCGGCGGTCCGCGCCCGACCCCGAACGCGATGCCGGGCCGTCCTGCTCCGGGCCTGCGCCCGGCCGGCCAGGGTGGCGGCGGTCGTCCCGGCGGTGGCGGCGGCGGCCGTCCCGGTGGCGGCGGCGGTGGCTTCCGTCCCGGTGGCGGCGGTGGCGCTGGCGGCGGTTTCCGCCCAGGTGGCGGCGGTGGCCGTCCCGGTGGCGGCGGTCGTGGCCGCGGTGGCGGTACAGCGGGTGCGTTCGGCCGTCCCGGCTCTCGTGGGCCCGTGCGTGGACGCAAGAGCAAGAAGCAGCGTCGCCAAGAGTTCGACCAGATGGACGCGCCGACCATCGGCGGCGTCTCGATGCCACGTGGTGACGGATCGACGATCCGTCTGCCGCGCGGCGCCTCGCTGACCGACCTCGCCGAGAAGATCAACGCCTCGCCCGCCTCGCTGGTGACCGCGCTGTTCCACCTCGGTGAGATGGTCACCGCGACGCAGTCGGTCAACGACGACACGCTGCAGCTGCTCGGCGCCGAGCTGAACTACAAGATCGAGGTCGTCTCGCCTGAGGACGAGGACCGCGAGCTGCTCGAGACGTTCGACATCACCTTCGGTGAGGACGCCGACTCGGGCAACCTGGCGACCCGTTCCCCGGTCGTGACCGTGATGGGTCACGTCGATCACGGCAAGACCAAGCTGCTCGACGCGCTGCGCCAGACCGACGTGGCCAAGGACGAGGCCGGCGGCATCACCCAGCACATCGGTGCCTACCAGGTCCACACCACGCACGAGGGCAACGACCGGGCGATCACCATGATCGACACCCCCGGTCACGAGGCGTTCACCGCCATGCGTGCCCGTGGTGCCCAGACCACCGACATCGTGATCCTGGTCGTGGCGGCCGACGACGGCGTGATGCCGCAGACGGTCGAGGCGATCAACCACGCGCAGGCGGCCGACGTACCGATCGTCGTTGCGGTCAACAAGATCGACAAGGAAGGCGCCAACGCCGAGAAGATCCGCTCGCAGCTGACCGAGTACAACCTGGTCGCTGAGGAGTACGGCGGCGAGACGATGTTCGTCGAGATCTCCGCACTCCAGCGGATCGGTCTGGACTCGCTGCTCGAGGCGGTGCTGCTGACCGCGGACGCCTCCCTCGAGCTCACCGCCGACCCGGACATGGAGGCGCAGGGCGTCGCGATCGAGGCACACCTCGACCGTGGCCGCGGTGCCGTCGCCACCGTCCTGGTCCAGCGCGGCACGCTGCACGTCGGTGACTCGATCGTCGCCGGCGATGCGCACGGCCGCGTGCGGGCGATGACCGACGAGTACGGCGTCAACGTCACCGAGGCGGGCCCATCGGTGCCGGTGCAGGTCATCGGCTTCACGTCGGTGCCCGGCGCGGGTGACACCTTCCTGGTCGTCGACGAGGACCGTGTCGCACGTCAGATCGCCGAGCGGCGGCAGGCCCGCGAGCGCAACGCTCAGCTGGCCAAGTCGCGGCGCCGGATCTCGCTGGAGGACCTCAACAAGGCCCTCGAAGAAGGCAAGGTCGAGAACCTCAACCTGATCCTCAAGGGCGACAACTCCGGCACCGTGGAGGCGCTGGAGGACGCGCTGCTGAAGATCGAGGTCGGGCAGGAAGTCTCGCTGCGGATCATCCACCGCGGCGTCGGTGCGATCACCGAGTCGGACATCGACTTGGCGACCGCGTCGGATGCCGTCGTACTCGGCTTCAACGTGCGCACCCAGGGCAAGGCGACCGAGCGGGCCAACCGCGAAGGCGTCGACGTCCGGTTCTACTCGGTCATCTACCAGGCGATCGACGACATCGAGGCCGCGCTCAAGGGCATGCTCAAGCCGGAGTTCGAGGAGATCCAGCTCGGCACCGCCGAGGTGCGGGCGATCTTCCGCTCCAGCAAGTTCGGCAACATCGCCGGGTGCATCGTGCGCTCGGGTGAGATCCGCCGTAACTCCAAGGCACGCCTGCTGCGCGACGGCACCGTGGTCGCCGACAACCTACAGATCGCCTCGCTGCGCCGCGAAAAGGACGATGTCACCGAAGTCCGCGAGGGCTACGAGTGCGGTATCAGCCTTGGGTCCTACAACGACATCAAGGACGCCGACATCATCGAGACCTTCGAGCTGCGCGAGAAGCCGCGCGACTAA
- a CDS encoding TRM11 family SAM-dependent methyltransferase: MSDEYAVLVAPSASRTYAADAARLAAAELRWLARGVLDDSVDAEVVTLAGVEYVALSAASAELASVVAASSSAWALFAREGALLRPVELPRRQAFPDDVVTIPKYTGKTNDQFTHLLLGLTVAASARPELLVRGRGRVLDPVCGRGTTLSTALMLGHDAVGIDVDRRDIETYAGFLATWAKTHRLPHTHRFAPLRRNKRVVAQELDFAVYADRQAQKAGDGVRVQAFVADTADAADLLKPGSVDVIVGDLPYGVHHGSHRGRDLDRRPLELVREALPAWLTVLRAGGAIGLSFNAKTLRAADLAAVLREAGLHVAEGCEEFGHRVDASIHRELLVAVRSGGAR; this comes from the coding sequence GTGAGCGACGAGTACGCCGTACTCGTCGCACCGTCGGCGAGCCGCACCTACGCCGCGGACGCCGCCCGGCTCGCCGCAGCTGAGCTGCGGTGGCTGGCGCGCGGAGTGCTTGATGACTCGGTTGACGCCGAGGTCGTCACTCTCGCCGGGGTCGAGTACGTTGCCCTCTCGGCCGCGTCTGCCGAGCTCGCCTCGGTCGTTGCGGCGAGCTCCTCGGCGTGGGCGTTGTTTGCCCGCGAGGGCGCGCTGCTGCGTCCTGTCGAGCTGCCGCGCCGGCAGGCCTTCCCCGATGACGTCGTCACGATCCCGAAGTACACCGGCAAGACCAACGACCAGTTCACGCACCTGCTGCTCGGCCTGACGGTGGCTGCCTCGGCGCGCCCCGAGCTGCTCGTGCGCGGTCGTGGACGCGTGCTCGACCCGGTGTGCGGACGCGGCACCACGCTCTCGACGGCGCTGATGCTCGGGCACGATGCGGTCGGGATCGACGTCGACCGCCGCGACATCGAGACCTATGCCGGGTTCCTGGCGACCTGGGCCAAGACGCACCGGCTGCCGCACACCCACCGGTTTGCACCACTGCGGCGCAACAAGCGAGTGGTGGCGCAGGAGCTGGACTTCGCCGTGTACGCCGACCGCCAGGCGCAGAAGGCCGGCGACGGTGTGCGGGTTCAGGCGTTCGTCGCTGACACCGCCGATGCTGCCGACCTGCTGAAGCCGGGGTCGGTCGATGTGATTGTCGGCGACCTGCCGTACGGCGTACACCACGGCTCACATCGCGGCCGCGACCTGGACCGGCGCCCGCTTGAGCTCGTGCGCGAGGCATTGCCGGCGTGGCTGACGGTGCTGCGTGCCGGAGGAGCGATCGGCCTGTCGTTCAACGCCAAGACGCTGCGCGCTGCCGATCTGGCCGCGGTGCTACGCGAGGCTGGCCTGCACGTGGCAGAGGGCTGCGAAGAGTTCGGTCATCGAGTCGATGCCTCGATCCACCGCGAGCTGCTCGTCGCCGTGCGCTCGGGCGGTGCCCGCTAG
- the rbfA gene encoding 30S ribosome-binding factor RbfA, protein MADEARARRLAVRIREIVAETLERQVKDPRLGMVTITGSKLTSDLRDATVFFTVLGTDEEKADSIAALESAKGHLRTTVGKRLGIRHTPSLAFVLDEVPEHARSIDDLLAKARASDEQVAKSRQGKTFAGDEDPYRHDEDADSEQQ, encoded by the coding sequence ATGGCCGACGAAGCGCGCGCCCGCCGACTTGCCGTGCGCATCCGCGAGATCGTCGCGGAAACCCTCGAACGTCAGGTCAAAGACCCGCGGCTCGGGATGGTCACCATCACCGGCAGCAAGCTGACCTCGGACCTGCGCGACGCGACGGTCTTCTTCACGGTGCTCGGCACCGACGAGGAGAAGGCCGACTCGATCGCGGCGCTGGAGTCGGCGAAGGGTCATCTGCGCACCACCGTCGGCAAGCGGCTTGGCATCCGGCATACGCCCTCGCTCGCGTTCGTGCTCGATGAGGTCCCCGAGCACGCCCGCTCCATCGACGACCTGCTGGCTAAGGCGCGCGCGTCCGATGAGCAGGTCGCCAAGTCGCGTCAGGGCAAGACGTTCGCTGGTGACGAGGACCCCTACCGCCACGACGAGGACGCTGACTCGGAGCAGCAGTGA